A single region of the Geobacillus subterraneus genome encodes:
- a CDS encoding nicotinate phosphoribosyltransferase yields MNEKYADDSLMLHTDLYQINMVETYWEDGMHERRAVFEVFFRKLPFGNGYAVFAGLERVIQFLQGFRFSDSDIDYLRNELGYRDDFLNYLRTLRFTGTVRSMREGEIVFANEPIMRIEAPLAEAQLIETAILNIINFQTLIATKASRIKHILGDEPALEFGSRRAQEMDAALWGARAAYIGGIEATSNVRAGKLFGIPVAGTHAHSMIQAYQDEYVAFHKYARRHKDCVFLVDTYDTLKSGVPNAIRVAKELGDQINFIGIRIDSGDLAYLSKEARKMLDEAGFPNAKIFASNDLDEDTILNLKSQGAKIDVWGIGTKLITAYDQPALGAVYKMVAIENEAGEMVDTIKISGNPEKVTTPGLKRVYRIVNKINHKAEGDYIALESENPQQEERLKMFHPVYTFISKFVTNFEARDLHETIFDNGKLVYTSPPLSDIQAYAKKSLRLFWEEYKRTLNPEQYPVDLSQACWDNKMENIRKVKEKLAHPSANE; encoded by the coding sequence ATGAACGAAAAATATGCCGATGACAGTTTAATGCTCCATACGGACTTATATCAAATCAACATGGTTGAAACCTACTGGGAAGACGGGATGCATGAGCGCCGGGCCGTGTTTGAGGTGTTTTTTCGCAAGCTGCCGTTTGGCAACGGCTATGCCGTCTTTGCCGGGCTTGAGCGCGTAATACAGTTTTTGCAGGGATTTCGTTTTTCCGACAGCGATATCGACTATTTGCGCAATGAGCTTGGCTACCGCGACGATTTCTTGAACTATTTGCGGACGCTTCGTTTTACCGGGACGGTTCGTTCGATGCGGGAAGGGGAAATCGTCTTTGCCAACGAGCCGATTATGCGCATTGAGGCGCCGCTTGCGGAGGCGCAGCTCATCGAAACGGCGATTTTAAACATCATCAATTTCCAGACGCTCATCGCCACGAAAGCGTCGCGCATTAAACATATCCTCGGGGACGAACCGGCTTTAGAGTTTGGCAGCCGGCGGGCGCAGGAGATGGACGCGGCGCTGTGGGGAGCGCGCGCGGCGTATATCGGCGGGATTGAAGCGACATCGAACGTGCGGGCCGGCAAGCTGTTTGGCATTCCGGTCGCCGGGACGCACGCGCATTCCATGATTCAAGCGTATCAGGATGAATACGTAGCATTTCACAAATATGCACGCCGCCATAAGGACTGCGTATTTCTTGTTGATACGTACGATACGTTGAAATCGGGGGTGCCGAACGCCATTCGCGTCGCCAAAGAGCTTGGTGATCAGATCAATTTTATCGGCATTCGCATCGACAGCGGCGATTTGGCCTATTTGTCAAAAGAAGCGCGGAAAATGCTTGATGAGGCTGGATTCCCGAACGCGAAAATTTTTGCTTCGAACGATTTGGATGAAGATACGATTTTAAACTTGAAATCGCAAGGGGCGAAAATCGATGTGTGGGGAATCGGCACGAAGCTGATCACGGCATACGACCAGCCGGCGTTAGGCGCGGTGTATAAGATGGTGGCGATCGAAAACGAAGCCGGCGAGATGGTCGATACGATCAAAATTAGCGGCAACCCGGAGAAAGTGACGACGCCGGGGCTGAAGCGGGTGTACCGCATCGTCAATAAAATCAATCATAAAGCAGAAGGCGACTACATCGCCTTAGAAAGCGAGAACCCGCAGCAAGAAGAGCGGCTGAAAATGTTCCATCCGGTGTACACGTTCATCAGCAAATTCGTCACCAATTTTGAAGCGCGCGATTTGCATGAAACGATTTTTGACAACGGCAAACTCGTCTACACATCGCCGCCGCTTTCCGATATTCAGGCATACGCGAAGAAGAGTTTGCGCTTATTTTGGGAGGAGTACAAACGAACGCTCAACCCCGAGCAATATCCGGTCGATTTGAGCCAGGCGTGCTGGGACAATAAGATGGAAAACATCCGCAAAGTGAAAGAAAAGCTTGCGCACCCATCGGCGAACGAGTGA
- a CDS encoding aldo/keto reductase — MERVQLADHLSFSRVIHGCWRLADWGYSAGQLLSLIEFCLERGITTFDHADIYGNYTCESRFGDALALKPSLRGQMEIVTKCGIKLPSKYGMKSYDTSKDHIIASVEQSLRNFRTDYIDVLLIHRPDPFMNPEEVAEAFLKLRREGKVRYFGVSNFKRSQLSMLESYLPFPLVTNQIEVSAYRLENLEDGTVDLCLEKRMPPMVWSPLAGGAIFSANDDRAVRLRAALEQVRQELGAETVDEVLYAWLFVHPARMMPIVGSGKRERIDRAVRALSLPLSREQWFAILQSSMGHEVP; from the coding sequence ATGGAACGAGTTCAATTAGCAGATCACTTATCTTTTTCCCGCGTCATTCACGGCTGTTGGCGGCTTGCCGACTGGGGCTATTCGGCCGGGCAGCTGCTTTCACTGATTGAATTTTGCCTTGAGCGCGGCATCACCACGTTTGACCATGCCGATATTTATGGCAACTACACGTGCGAATCGCGCTTTGGCGATGCGCTCGCGTTAAAGCCAAGCTTGCGCGGCCAGATGGAGATCGTGACGAAATGCGGCATTAAGCTGCCATCGAAATACGGAATGAAGTCGTATGATACAAGCAAAGATCATATCATCGCTTCGGTCGAGCAGTCGCTGCGGAATTTCCGCACCGATTATATCGATGTGCTGCTCATTCACCGCCCGGATCCGTTCATGAACCCGGAGGAGGTGGCCGAGGCGTTTTTGAAGCTGAGACGGGAGGGAAAAGTGCGTTATTTTGGCGTCTCGAACTTTAAGCGTTCACAGCTTTCGATGCTTGAGTCGTATTTGCCGTTTCCACTTGTCACCAATCAAATCGAAGTATCCGCGTACCGGCTGGAAAATCTCGAAGACGGCACGGTCGATCTTTGCTTGGAGAAGCGGATGCCGCCGATGGTATGGTCGCCGCTAGCCGGTGGAGCGATTTTTTCCGCTAACGATGACCGGGCGGTGCGGTTGCGAGCCGCCTTGGAACAAGTGCGGCAGGAACTTGGCGCCGAGACGGTCGATGAAGTGCTGTACGCGTGGCTGTTTGTTCATCCGGCGCGAATGATGCCGATTGTCGGCTCAGGGAAACGAGAACGCATCGACCGGGCGGTGCGGGCGTTGTCTTTGCCGCTTTCCCGTGAGCAATGGTTCGCCATTTTGCAAAGTTCGATGGGGCATGAGGTGCCGTAA
- the pepF gene encoding oligoendopeptidase F: MKRRLVSLFAMFLFVIPWPTSAAETAYEWNLADIYPSEAEWMRDYQAVNSALPKLEAFEGKLDDAKTIAKLFALNEQTARKLEKLSLYAHLKRDLNIEDTTAARLGAKVEALAAQYAAKTAFIEPELLALPERTLKKLQNSEPLKPYRYYFTELREQKPHTLTKREERLLAKLSPALGEAENIYDHASRGDYEPPSVRMPDGKTVTLTDHNYAALLQHRDRRYRKAAFEAKAKSYETLEQTAAATLYASVKADELYADVRRYPSGLDAALAADDVPKEVFDNLITAVHRHLPALHRYIELRKQALGLDRVHSYDLYVPLAGETAESIPVETAKTLLLQGLQPLGDDYIEHVRRAFAERWLDIYPRPKKYSGGYNTGAYDTHPFILLNYNGSLDSVLTMAHELGHAMHSVYTNRTQPYHYSGHSIFTAEVASTANEWLMLDYLYKQAKTKEEKLRLLIEQIEQIRGTLYTQVMYSEFEQQIHDHVRQGGSLTADELNHLWLTLLKTYYGPAYAADPGAARGWLRIPHFYDAFYVYKYATSLAASYAIVSGIQTDKSGEAVRRYKQFLRSGTSDDPIRLLKRAGVDMTRPEPVERVLRHFAKLVDELDKQLQNQQPSP, from the coding sequence ATGAAGCGCCGGCTCGTTTCGCTGTTCGCGATGTTTCTTTTTGTCATCCCGTGGCCGACGTCAGCTGCCGAAACGGCATACGAATGGAATTTGGCCGATATTTATCCGTCCGAAGCGGAATGGATGCGCGACTATCAGGCGGTGAACAGCGCCTTGCCGAAACTGGAAGCCTTTGAAGGCAAACTCGACGATGCGAAAACGATCGCCAAGCTGTTCGCCCTAAACGAGCAAACAGCCCGCAAGCTTGAAAAACTGTCCCTTTACGCCCATTTAAAACGCGACTTGAACATCGAAGACACCACAGCCGCCCGGCTTGGGGCGAAAGTGGAAGCGCTCGCCGCCCAATATGCGGCAAAGACCGCATTTATCGAACCGGAGCTGCTCGCCCTTCCGGAGCGGACGCTCAAGAAGCTGCAAAACAGCGAACCGCTCAAGCCGTATCGTTATTACTTCACCGAACTGCGCGAACAAAAGCCGCATACGCTCACCAAACGCGAGGAACGGCTGCTCGCCAAACTATCACCGGCTCTTGGCGAGGCGGAAAACATTTATGACCACGCTTCCCGCGGCGACTACGAGCCGCCGTCTGTCCGCATGCCGGACGGAAAAACAGTGACGCTGACGGACCATAACTATGCCGCCCTCCTTCAGCATCGCGACCGCCGTTACCGAAAAGCCGCGTTTGAAGCGAAAGCCAAAAGCTATGAGACGCTCGAACAGACAGCGGCGGCGACGCTGTACGCATCCGTCAAAGCGGACGAGCTGTATGCCGACGTACGCCGCTACCCGTCCGGCCTAGACGCCGCACTCGCTGCCGATGATGTGCCAAAGGAAGTATTTGACAACTTGATCACCGCCGTCCATCGCCACTTGCCGGCGCTTCATCGTTATATTGAACTGCGAAAACAAGCGCTCGGTCTCGACCGTGTCCATAGCTATGACTTATATGTGCCGCTCGCTGGCGAAACGGCGGAATCCATCCCGGTTGAGACGGCAAAAACACTCTTGTTGCAAGGACTTCAGCCGCTTGGTGACGACTATATCGAACATGTGCGCCGCGCGTTTGCCGAACGGTGGCTTGATATTTACCCGCGCCCGAAAAAATACAGCGGCGGCTACAATACGGGAGCGTACGACACCCATCCGTTCATCTTGCTCAATTACAACGGTTCGCTTGACAGCGTGTTGACAATGGCCCATGAACTTGGACACGCCATGCATTCCGTGTACACGAACCGCACACAGCCGTACCATTATTCCGGCCATTCGATTTTCACCGCGGAAGTGGCCTCCACCGCCAATGAATGGCTGATGCTTGATTACTTGTACAAGCAGGCGAAAACAAAAGAGGAAAAGCTCCGCCTGCTGATCGAACAAATCGAACAAATTCGCGGCACGCTGTACACGCAAGTCATGTATTCCGAATTTGAGCAGCAAATCCATGATCACGTGCGCCAAGGAGGCAGCTTGACGGCCGATGAGCTCAACCATCTTTGGCTTACATTGCTCAAAACGTATTACGGCCCGGCATATGCCGCCGACCCGGGAGCCGCACGCGGCTGGCTGCGCATCCCCCATTTTTATGACGCATTTTATGTATACAAATATGCGACTTCCCTCGCCGCCTCGTATGCTATCGTCAGCGGGATTCAAACTGACAAAAGCGGCGAGGCAGTGAGACGGTATAAACAGTTTTTGCGTTCCGGAACGTCAGACGACCCGATCCGCCTGCTCAAGCGAGCCGGAGTGGATATGACACGCCCTGAACCGGTCGAGCGCGTCTTGCGCCATTTCGCCAAACTCGTTGACGAACTGGACAAACAGCTGCAAAACCAACAACCATCACCGTGA